From Palaemon carinicauda isolate YSFRI2023 chromosome 29, ASM3689809v2, whole genome shotgun sequence, one genomic window encodes:
- the LOC137622463 gene encoding golgin subfamily A member 6-like protein 6, whose product MEDEEEEEEEKEEEEEEEEEKEEEEEEEKEEEEEEELYEDEREKMEDMEEEEEEKMEEEEEEKMEEEEDQKMEKEEEWEMEEDELEEMQVWWEEEVEEEEEESMVEEEEEKMEEEEE is encoded by the exons ATggaggatgaagaggaagaggaagaggagaaggaggaggaagaggaagaggaagaggagaaggaggaggaagaggaagaggagaaggaggaggaagaggaagaggagctgtacgaagatgagagagagaagatggaG gatatggaggaggaagaggaagagaagatggaggaggaagaggaagagaagatggaggaggaagaggatcaGAAGATGGAGAAGGAAGAGGAATGGGAGATGGAGGAAGACGAGCTAGAGGAGATGCAGGTGTGGTgggaagaggaggtggaggaggaagaggaagagagtatggtggaggaagaggaggaaaagatggaggaagaagaggaatag